In Candidatus Zixiibacteriota bacterium, one genomic interval encodes:
- the cadA gene encoding cadmium-translocating P-type ATPase — translation MSNSKNENHRNHHKNSDESSKREHKHEEHGRHNDHDHNHEHDGGDHTEHHAMMIKDFRRRFWISLIVTVPILVLSSTIQGILGFEFSFRYAGYVQFILSTFIYFYGGWPFLSGLKNELAGKNPGMMTLIGVAITVAFTYSTATTFGLEGKTFFWELSTLIDVMLLGHWIEMKSVMGASRSLHELIELMPSEAHRVKNGSTEDVKIDQLKEDDVVEVRPGEKIPVDGVISEGESDVNESMVTGESKPVRKSADDEVVGGTLNGNGSLRVKVQQAGDNAYLNKVIDMVREAQDKKSRAQHLADKIAMWLTVVALTVGFGTLAVWLVAGQTLVFALERMASVMVITCPHALGLAVPLVVAISTSISARKGLLIRNRTAFESSRKISLLAFDKTGTLTEGDFGVTRYSSVREDSDDEDILRLAAALEAKSEHPLGVGIMKEVKEKEIDYPEAKEFNKISGEGVEAVVDEKQVKVVGPGFLEKEHIQIPDEAIKNDQETVVFVLVDGSLAGYIAMADRIREESYDAVKELKESGLKLVMMTGDNEKVAKSVADELGLDEYHAEVLPDQKLEKIEQYQKDGEYVAMTGDGVNDAPALAAADVGIAVGSGTDIAAETADIILVYSNPRDIVSLIAFGKNTHSKMIQNFIWATGYNVVAIPLAAGVLYKAGILINPAMGAILMSLSTVIVAINAQLLKRKL, via the coding sequence ATGAGTAATTCAAAAAATGAAAACCACAGAAATCATCATAAAAACTCGGATGAATCGAGCAAGCGAGAGCATAAACACGAGGAACACGGTCGGCATAACGACCATGACCACAATCATGAACATGATGGCGGTGACCATACCGAACATCATGCCATGATGATCAAAGATTTCAGAAGACGTTTCTGGATATCATTGATTGTCACAGTACCGATATTGGTGCTGTCTTCCACAATTCAGGGAATTCTGGGATTTGAGTTCTCATTCAGGTACGCCGGATATGTGCAGTTCATTCTTTCCACGTTCATTTACTTTTATGGCGGATGGCCGTTTTTGAGCGGTCTCAAGAATGAACTGGCCGGTAAGAATCCCGGAATGATGACACTGATCGGGGTGGCGATTACTGTGGCATTTACTTATAGTACTGCCACCACTTTCGGGCTCGAAGGCAAAACTTTCTTCTGGGAATTATCGACTTTAATCGATGTCATGCTTTTGGGGCACTGGATCGAGATGAAATCCGTTATGGGTGCCTCACGCTCGCTTCATGAACTTATCGAGCTTATGCCCTCGGAAGCTCATCGAGTGAAGAATGGTTCCACCGAGGATGTGAAAATTGACCAGCTTAAAGAAGATGATGTGGTCGAGGTGCGTCCGGGAGAAAAAATTCCTGTCGATGGTGTGATTTCAGAAGGTGAATCGGATGTCAATGAGTCGATGGTTACCGGTGAATCCAAACCGGTACGAAAATCGGCCGATGACGAGGTTGTCGGTGGTACTTTAAATGGCAATGGGTCGTTGCGTGTTAAAGTTCAACAGGCGGGTGACAATGCCTACCTCAACAAAGTAATTGATATGGTGCGTGAAGCCCAGGACAAGAAGTCTCGTGCTCAGCATTTAGCTGATAAGATCGCAATGTGGTTGACGGTGGTCGCTTTAACGGTTGGATTTGGTACCCTGGCAGTCTGGCTTGTGGCTGGACAGACACTGGTTTTTGCATTGGAACGGATGGCGAGCGTGATGGTCATCACCTGTCCCCATGCTTTAGGTCTGGCGGTGCCACTGGTAGTAGCCATATCAACATCAATATCTGCAAGGAAAGGGCTGTTGATCAGGAATCGTACAGCTTTTGAGAGCTCCCGGAAAATTTCGCTTCTGGCATTTGATAAGACCGGAACTCTTACTGAGGGCGACTTTGGCGTAACCAGATACAGTTCCGTAAGAGAAGATTCGGATGACGAAGATATTCTCAGGCTGGCGGCGGCCCTTGAAGCAAAGTCGGAGCATCCCCTGGGTGTTGGGATTATGAAAGAAGTTAAGGAAAAAGAAATCGATTATCCCGAGGCTAAAGAATTTAACAAGATTTCAGGTGAGGGCGTCGAGGCAGTAGTCGATGAAAAACAGGTCAAAGTTGTGGGTCCCGGTTTTCTCGAGAAGGAGCATATACAGATCCCCGATGAGGCGATAAAAAACGATCAGGAAACTGTGGTTTTTGTGCTCGTTGATGGCAGTCTGGCCGGCTATATCGCTATGGCAGACAGGATCAGGGAAGAGTCGTACGATGCTGTCAAAGAGCTAAAAGAAAGCGGTCTTAAACTTGTCATGATGACCGGCGATAATGAAAAGGTCGCAAAAAGCGTTGCTGATGAGCTCGGTTTGGATGAATATCACGCTGAAGTTCTGCCTGACCAGAAACTCGAAAAGATCGAGCAATACCAGAAAGATGGTGAGTATGTCGCCATGACAGGCGATGGAGTTAACGACGCGCCTGCTCTGGCAGCCGCCGATGTCGGTATTGCAGTCGGTTCCGGTACTGATATTGCCGCTGAAACCGCGGATATAATACTGGTCTACAGCAATCCACGGGATATAGTTTCGCTTATCGCGTTTGGTAAGAATACACATTCAAAAATGATCCAGAATTTCATCTGGGCCACCGGTTACAACGTCGTGGCGATACCGCTCGCGGCCGGAGTTTTATACAAAGCAGGTATTCTCATCAACCCCGCCATGGGCGCGATTTTGATGAGCCTGAGTACCGTGATAGTCGCGATCAACGCGCAACTGCTTAAAAGAAAATTGTGA
- the phoU gene encoding phosphate signaling complex protein PhoU has protein sequence MTVRLHREVNQVKADLMKLCGNVEKQVEQAVLAVENRDPELARRVIETDDQIDIDEVRMEERLLVLLTLYQPVAIDLRYLVAILKINNDLERIGDLAVNIAKRVKFLCRNRFSIDFKSFDDMTEKSVSMLDKSLQALVNMNPDTAYSVCKADDEVDDLNRSMYDILKDKIRENPDQMNAYIDIMHVSRCLERIADLATNIAEDVIYICNGTIVRHRLGD, from the coding sequence ATGACAGTTCGTCTGCACCGGGAAGTCAATCAGGTTAAGGCCGATCTGATGAAACTATGTGGCAATGTCGAAAAGCAGGTGGAACAGGCTGTTCTGGCGGTCGAGAACCGCGATCCCGAACTTGCCCGCAGGGTGATTGAAACTGACGATCAGATCGATATCGACGAGGTCAGGATGGAGGAGCGCCTTCTGGTCCTCCTGACACTCTATCAACCTGTTGCTATCGACCTGCGCTACCTGGTTGCGATTCTGAAGATCAACAACGACCTGGAGAGAATCGGTGATTTAGCTGTTAATATCGCCAAACGCGTGAAATTTCTATGTCGTAACCGCTTCAGTATCGATTTCAAAAGTTTCGATGATATGACGGAAAAGTCAGTTTCAATGCTGGATAAGAGTCTCCAGGCGCTGGTAAATATGAATCCGGACACCGCGTATAGCGTCTGCAAGGCTGACGATGAGGTCGATGACCTCAACCGCAGTATGTATGATATCCTGAAAGATAAAATCCGCGAGAATCCCGACCAGATGAATGCCTATATTGATATAATGCACGTCAGCCGGTGCCTGGAACGGATTGCCGACCTGGCCACCAACATCGCCGAAGACGTGATCTATATCTGCAACGGTACGATCGTACGCCACCGCCTCGGCGACTGA